One segment of Salvelinus fontinalis isolate EN_2023a chromosome 12, ASM2944872v1, whole genome shotgun sequence DNA contains the following:
- the slc25a18 gene encoding mitochondrial glutamate carrier 1, which yields MAEQKVSLPAKLINGGVAGLVGVTCVFPIDLAKTRLQNQQGARVYTGMLDCLTKTVKMEGYFGMYRGAVVNLTLVTPEKAIKLAANDIFRQKLSKDGKLPLWGEILAGCGAGTCQVIVTTPMEMLKIQLQDAGRLAAITRVVQAPTAAPGPVPSLVAPPPSQPAPPPRTTAIRITLELLKTRGLPGLYRGAGATLMRDVPFSMIYFPMFANLNALGRGEPSSHGDLQERAPFLQSFMAGCTAGSVAAVAVTPLDVIKTRIQTLQKGEGEDTYRGIVDCTRRIWSKEGPATFLKGATCRALVIAPLFGIAQGVYFLGVGEQLLGLLE from the exons ATGGCCGAGCAGAAAGTTAG CCTACCTGCTAAGCTGATTAATGGGGGCGTGGCAGGGCTGGTGGGTGTGACCTGTGTGTTTCCTATTGATCTGGCTAAGACCCGCCTACAGAACCAGCAGGGTGCCCGAGTTTACACCGGGAT GCTGGACTGTTTGACGAAGACCGTTAAGATGGAAGGCTACTTTGGGATGTATAGAG GTGCAGTAGTGAATCTCACTCTTGTCACACCAGAGAAAGCCATCAAACTGGCAGCAAACGATATCTTCAGACAGAAACTCTCCAAGGATGG GAAGTTGCCCCTATGGGGGGAGATACTGGCAGGATGTGGGGCGGGGACGTGTCAGGTGATAGTGACCACACCCATGGAGATGCTCAAGATCCAGTTGCAAGACGCAGGAAGGTTGG ctgcCATAACCAGAGTGGTCCAAGCACCCACTGCAGCTCCTGGTCCAGTGCCGTCATTGGTGGCCCCCCCTCCATCCCAGCCAGCCCCACCACCACGGACCACTGCCATCCGTATCACCCTGGAGCTACTGAAAACACGCGGCCTGCCTGGCCTCTACCGGGGAGCAGGAGCCACATTGATGAG GGACGTCCCTTTCTCTATGATCTACTTCCCGATGTTCGCCAACCTGAATGCGCTGGGCCGAGGAGAGCCGAGTAGCCATGGAGACCTGCAGGAGCGGGCCCCCTTCCTGCAGTCCTTCATGGCAGGCTGCACAGCTGGATCAGTGGCAGCTGTAGCTGTCACCCCACTGGacg TCATAAAGACTCGTATACAGACCTTGcagaagggggagggggaggacacATACCGTGGCATTGTTGACTGCACACG GCGGATCTGGAGTAAAGAGGGCCCAGCAACATTCCTCAAGGGGGCGACATGTCGCGCTCTGGTCATTGCTCCGCTCTTTGGCATCGCACAGGGAGTCTACTTTCTGGGCGTAGGAGAGCAGTTGCTAGGGCTACTGGAATAG